In a single window of the Coregonus clupeaformis isolate EN_2021a chromosome 10, ASM2061545v1, whole genome shotgun sequence genome:
- the LOC121558642 gene encoding B-cell CLL/lymphoma 6 member B protein-like, translated as MYDTVDFNAQLASIIEVLANAAVAEICKLVDDGHAALRLEISHSQKEIDNLRRKLLLTKFQNSRRSAEKFGTLRHTVNRRDTDLVARGRESFIGKSTGRLGYLENRFADIKGGNFKQDVTNWRDARRTATEQDGGMQMADMQEEPLLKMENLDTSRMEEIVQPVSETSEKIVVAEPGASSSIETTDLLDQQGNRHRAPDTALNIEPENQTFQHPASQYNRARQDHQVADCVTWETDHQPIAYSLSQWREKQETDNRTVNAPHNAGPDSKRLSEHPERRGAPGNSVVCMSALGSLDWLPDVMLVDSVPIKVEADMSSEWSIMGQEATSGEVCSEGRQLVDNRGRGGMESGQTKCPTDTQNTEQGTTVGSRSKLTDFNGLSTPNSFSSPRVTLHQVPQRGKQAPFPNFNRGSTSSSKGIEKQPQQLTSCSAKRQLRCSLCGKPFPKPAHLQRHMRVHTGEKPYGCSHCTKRFSHSHQLKMHERVHTGEKPFQCVYCGKCFTQSGHMKKHLLVHTGSRPQDVGLP; from the exons ATGTACGATACCGTCGACTTTAATGCTCAGCTAGCCTCCATCATTGAGGTTTTGGCGAATGCAGCCGTTGCAGAAATCTGCAAACTTGTAGATGACGGCCATGCTGCCTTACGTTTGGAGATTTCCCATAGCCAGAAAGAAATCGATAACCTGCGGAGGAAGCTGCTTTTGACAAAGTTCCAGAATTCTCGACGGAGCGCAGAGAAATTCGGAACCCTCCGACACACCGTAAACAGGCGCGACACCGATCTTGTTGCCCGGGGAAGAGAGAGCTTCATAGGAAAGTCCACAGGCAGACTTGGATATT TGGAGAATCGTTTTGCCGACATTAAAGGGGGCAACTTTAAGCAGGATGTCACCAACTGGAGAGACGCAAGACGCACAGCGACAGAACAGGATGGGGGCATGCAG ATGGCAGATATGCAAGAGGAACCTCTTCTCAAAATGGAGAACCTTGACACTAGCAGAATGGAAG AGATTGTCCAACCGGTCAGTGAGACCAGTGAGAAGATTGTTGTGGCAGAACCAGGTGCTTCATCATCTATTGAAACCACAGACCTTCTGGACCAGCAGGGTAACAGACACAGAGCTCCAGACACCGCACTCAATATAGAACCTGAAAACCAGACGTTCCAGCATCCAGCATCACAATACAACAGAGCAAGACAGGACCATCAGGTTGCTGACTGTGTTACCTGGGAAACTGACCATCAACCCATAGCATACAGCCTGTCTCAATGGAGAGAGAAGCAAGAGACTGACAACCGAACTGTGAATGCTCCTCACAATGCAGGGCCAGACTCCAAGAGGCTGTCTGAACAtccagagaggagaggggcaccTGGTAACTCTGTGGTCTGCATGTCTGCTTTGGGCTCTCTGGACTGGCTGCCTGATGTGATGCTGGTGGACTCGGTTCCCATTAAAGTGGAGGCAGATATGAGTTCAGAATGGAGCATAATGGGCCAAGAGGCAACATCTGGAGAGGTCTGTTCGGAGGGCAGGCAGCTTGTGGACAACAGAGGAAGAGGGGGAATGGAGTCTGGACAGACAAAGTGTCCCACTGACACTCAAAACACAGAGCAAGGGACAACTGTAGGATCAAGGTCCAAGTTGACAGATTTCAATGGACTGTCCACCCCAAACAGCTTTTCATCCCCAAGGGTTACTCTCCACCAGGTTCCCCAAAGAGGGAAGCAAGCCCCCTTCCCGAATTTCAACAGAGGCTCCACTTCTTCATCAAAGGGCATAGAAAAGCAGCCGCAACAACTAACGTCTTGTTCGGCCAAGAGGCAGCTCCGGTGCAGCCTCTGCGGAAAACCTTTCCCCAAGCCGGCGCACCTGCAGAGGCACATGCGGGTCCATACAGGGGAGAAACCATACGGCTGCAGCCACTGCACCAAGCGCTTCTCCCACAGTCACCAGCTGAAGATGCATGAGAGggtgcacactggagagaaaccatttCAATGTGTCTACTGCGGGAAGTGCTTCACCCAGTCTGGCCACATGAAGAAGCACCTCCTCGTCCACACTGGCAGCAGGCCACAGGACGTTGGGCTGCCCTGA